The Triticum aestivum cultivar Chinese Spring chromosome 7B, IWGSC CS RefSeq v2.1, whole genome shotgun sequence genome window below encodes:
- the LOC123157195 gene encoding growth-regulating factor 2, producing MMLGGHGGGGGGGRCLFTASQWRELEHQALIYKYMAAGSQVPHELVLPLRHRDAAFAAIDTAPSLACYPPPQPSLGWGLYGAGSQYARKPEDPEPGRCRRTDGKKWRCSREAYGESKYCDRHMHRGKNRSRKPVEPMSSASSVSSPAASYRHTALSMSPPTPADTPSYGHGHGHDHLRAAAGQSQINPLQLHLDTPSPPPSYHRYAPAQQYGGSFFPSRQQVQEEEARRRQHFLALGADLSLDKPDATTAASSTTEEKPLRRFFDEWPRDGNAVEGRPWNMGHRDETLLSMSIPTTTASHPDLAAASRYHHHHNDE from the exons ATGATGCTGggagggcacggcggcggcggcggcggcgggaggtgcCTGTTCACGGCGTCGCAGTGGCGGGAGCTGGAGCACCAGGCGCTCATCTACAAGTACATGGCCGCCGGCTCGCAGGTGCCCCACGAGCTGGTcctcccgctccgccaccgcgacgCAGCCTTCGCCGCCATCGACACCGCCCCCTCCCTCGCCTGCTACCCTCCTCCGCAGCCATCCC TGGGGTGGGGGCTCTACGGGGCGGGATCGCAGTACGCGCGGAAGCCGGAGGACCCGGAGCCCGGGCGGTGCCGGCGGACGGACGGCAAGAAATGGCGGTGCTCCAGGGAGGCGTATGGGGAGTCCAAGTACTGCGACAGGCACATGCACCGCGGCAAGAACCGTTCAAGAAAGCCTGTGGAACCAATGAGCTCCGCCTCCTCCGTCTCCTCCCCGGCCGCCTCGTACCGCCACACCGCCCTCTCCATGTCGCCCCCCACGCCGGCCGACACGCCCAGctacggccacggccacggccacgacCACCTCCGCGCAGCTGCTGGTCAGAGCCAGATAAACCCTCTCCagctccacctcgacaccccgtcgcccccgccgtccTACCACAGGTACGCGCCGGCGCAGCAGTACGGGGGCTCCTTCTTCCCGAGCAGGCAGCaggtgcaggaggaggaggcgaggcggcggcagcaCTTCCTGGCTCTCGGCGCCGACCTGAGCCTGGACAAGCCGGACGCCACCACCGCGGCGTCCTCGACAACCGAGGAGAAGCCGCTGCGGCGCTTCTTCGACGAGTGGCCGCGCGACGGGAACGCCGTCGAGGGTAGGCCCTGGAATATGGGCCACCGGGACGAGACGCTGCTCTCCATGTCCATCCCCACGACGACGGCCTCGcaccccgacctcgccgccgcctcgcgctaccaccaccaccacaacg ATGAATAA